A genome region from Camelina sativa cultivar DH55 chromosome 10, Cs, whole genome shotgun sequence includes the following:
- the LOC104717898 gene encoding nucleoside diphosphate kinase IV, chloroplastic/mitochondrial isoform X1, with protein sequence MNSQICRSASRAARSLLSSAKNARFLSEGRAVGAATVVHASGKVPQYASSFGKSSSGFNSKSWITGLLALPAAAFMLQDQEVLAAEMERTFIAIKPDGVQRGLVSEIVSRFERKGYKLVGIKVMVPSKGFAQKHYHDLKERPFFNGLCNFLSSGPVVAMVWEGEGVIRYGRKLIGATDPQKSEPGTIRGDLAVVVGRNIIHGSDGPETAKDEISLWFKPEELVSYTSNAEKWIYGQN encoded by the exons ATGAACTCCCAAATCTGCAGATCTGCTTCTAGAGCAGCCaggtctcttctttcttcagcCAAGAATGCTCGTTTCTTATCAG AAGGCCGAGCTGTTGGTGCAGCAACAGTGGTGCATGCGTCTGGAAAAGTCCCTCAGTATGCATCCAGCTTTGGAAAATCGAGTTCTGGCTTCAACTCTAAGAGCTGGATTACCGGACTCCTCGCTCTTCCTGCTGCAG CCTTCATGCTCCAAGATCAGGAAGTTCTTGCTGCAGAG ATGGAACGCACTTTCATCGCTATCAAACCTGATGGAGTGCAGCGAGGACTG GTATCGGAAATCGTTTCCCGGTTCGAACGCAAAGGATACAAGCTAGTTGGTATCAAAGTCATGGTTCCTTCGAAGGGTTTTGCGCAGAAGCATTACCATGATCTAAAGGAGAGACCATTCTTCAACGGCTTGTGTAACTTCCTTAGCTCAGGCCCTGTTGTTGCCATG GTTTGGGAAGGTGAAGGAGTGATTAGATACGGACGTAAACTGATTGGAGCCACAGATCCTCAGAAATCTGAACCTGGAACTATCCGAGGCGATCTCGCAGTTGTTGTTGGAAG GAACATAATCCATGGAAGCGATGGACCAGAGACAGCTAAAGACGAGATCAGCTTGTGGTTTAAGCCTGAAGAACTCGTTTCTTACACCAGCAATGCTGAGAAGTGGATCTACGGCCAGAACTGA
- the LOC104717898 gene encoding nucleoside diphosphate kinase IV, chloroplastic/mitochondrial isoform X2, whose product MNSQICRSASRAARSLLSSAKNARFLSEGRAVGAATVVHASGKVPQYASSFGKSSSGFNSKSWITGLLALPAAAFMLQDQEVLAAEVSEIVSRFERKGYKLVGIKVMVPSKGFAQKHYHDLKERPFFNGLCNFLSSGPVVAMVWEGEGVIRYGRKLIGATDPQKSEPGTIRGDLAVVVGRNIIHGSDGPETAKDEISLWFKPEELVSYTSNAEKWIYGQN is encoded by the exons ATGAACTCCCAAATCTGCAGATCTGCTTCTAGAGCAGCCaggtctcttctttcttcagcCAAGAATGCTCGTTTCTTATCAG AAGGCCGAGCTGTTGGTGCAGCAACAGTGGTGCATGCGTCTGGAAAAGTCCCTCAGTATGCATCCAGCTTTGGAAAATCGAGTTCTGGCTTCAACTCTAAGAGCTGGATTACCGGACTCCTCGCTCTTCCTGCTGCAG CCTTCATGCTCCAAGATCAGGAAGTTCTTGCTGCAGAG GTATCGGAAATCGTTTCCCGGTTCGAACGCAAAGGATACAAGCTAGTTGGTATCAAAGTCATGGTTCCTTCGAAGGGTTTTGCGCAGAAGCATTACCATGATCTAAAGGAGAGACCATTCTTCAACGGCTTGTGTAACTTCCTTAGCTCAGGCCCTGTTGTTGCCATG GTTTGGGAAGGTGAAGGAGTGATTAGATACGGACGTAAACTGATTGGAGCCACAGATCCTCAGAAATCTGAACCTGGAACTATCCGAGGCGATCTCGCAGTTGTTGTTGGAAG GAACATAATCCATGGAAGCGATGGACCAGAGACAGCTAAAGACGAGATCAGCTTGTGGTTTAAGCCTGAAGAACTCGTTTCTTACACCAGCAATGCTGAGAAGTGGATCTACGGCCAGAACTGA
- the LOC104717900 gene encoding uncharacterized protein LOC104717900 has translation MGDGTPRKLNILPDYFSAPSPTTVSSQDNTPSSSQQKDDLSLRSHSQSRTRRNLKRAALMLNLFTLRRLPWVSDGQDKVELSAAELESLRAELSDLEERESYLKAQLEHVDEVLRSARLSGYLFIRSRWAALPGEPAPIDDTEVDDWLPRFVVLQGPCLFFHLLSTDLSPQDSTLLADIVEVGSLPSYTREFDETHHCFYILTRQGLRFECSSTSKIQVDSWLSLLRLDCKFEPEEKLPNGSSKAL, from the exons ATGGGTGATGGTACTCCTAGGAAGTTAAACATATTACCTGATTACTTTAGTGCTCCTAGTCCCACCACGGTATCTTCTCAAGACAATACTCCATCATCTTCGCAGCAAAAGGACGATCTTTCTCTGAG GTCTCATAGCCAGTCACGTACTCGTAGAAATTTGAAAAGAGCAGCACTTATGTTGAACTTGTTCACTCTTCGCCGGCTGCCTTGGGTTTCAGACGGTCAAGATAAG GTAGAGCTATCAGCAGCGGAGTTAGAATCACTTAGAGCAGAACTTTCTGATTTGGAAGAAAGAGAATCTTACCTCAAAGCTCA GTTGGAACATGTGGATGAAGTCTTGCGCTCTGCCCGTTTATCTGGCTATTTGTTTATCCGAAGT CGTTGGGCAGCTCTTCCTGGTGAGCCAGCACCAATAGATGATACAGAAGTAGACGACTGGCTTCCTCGGTTTGTCGTCCTTCAAGGCCCTTGTCTTTTCTTCCACTTATTGTCAACAG ATTTAAGCCCTCAAGATTCGACATTACTGGCAGATATTGTAGAAGTTGGTTCGTTACCTAGCTACACTAGGGAATTCGATGAAACCCATCATTGCTTTTACATCTTAACCCGTCAAGGTCTAAGATTTGAGTGCTCAAGCACCTCTAAAATACAG GTTGATTCGTGGTTGTCACTATTGCGCCTCGATTGCAAGTTTGAACCAGAAGAAAAGTTACCAAACGGATCAAGCAAAGCTCTATAA